In Halobacillus amylolyticus, the following proteins share a genomic window:
- the flhA gene encoding flagellar biosynthesis protein FlhA — protein MSARDLSVLLGVILIIIMLVIPLPGWLLSFLILVNIALALLVILVSMNMDEALKFAVFPTLLLLLTLFRLALNVSTTRSILSEAEAGEVVATFGTFVIGGNPLVGFVVFIILVIIQFLVITKGAERVSEVAARFTLDAMPGKQMSIDADLNAGLINEHQAKERREKIEHESDFYGAMDGASKFVKGDAIAGIIIVLINIIFGLIIGMVQMGMSFGEAVDVYMRLTVGDGLVSQIPALLISTATGIVVTRVASQGNLGTDVTAQLLRYPKLLYIAGGTILLLGLTPIPFFLTGLIGSVLIFGGYWLSRVSEEPEFVEDEQLDEAESDQMKSPENVVSLISMDPIEFEFGYALIPIADTNQGGDLLDRIVMIRRQLAIELGIVIPVVRIRDNIQLGPNEYRLKIKGNQVAQGELLLDHFLAMSPGVADDTMEGIDTQEPAFGLPAKWITEELKDEAELSGYTVVDPPSVVSTHITEVIKQNAHQLLGRQETQQLITHLKESYPILVDEVTPEPLAIGDVQKVLAKLLRENVSVKNLPVIFETLADFGKMTNDSELLAEYARQALSSQITTQYRKEDNSLSVITVSGKVEKLIADHIQQTEHGSYLSLDPDSQATIVQSIAAQVEQVSLQEETAILLCSPAVRMYVKQLLDRFLPQVVVLSYNELDPNVEVQSVGVVNVA, from the coding sequence GGATGAAGCATTGAAATTTGCCGTCTTTCCAACCTTGCTCTTATTGTTGACTTTATTTCGTTTAGCTTTGAATGTATCGACTACACGTTCGATTTTATCGGAAGCCGAGGCAGGTGAAGTCGTTGCTACCTTTGGAACTTTCGTAATTGGGGGAAATCCGCTGGTAGGGTTTGTTGTGTTTATTATATTAGTAATTATTCAATTTCTAGTTATCACGAAGGGTGCTGAACGTGTGTCTGAAGTCGCAGCTCGTTTCACACTTGATGCTATGCCAGGGAAGCAAATGAGTATTGATGCAGACTTAAATGCAGGTTTGATTAATGAACATCAAGCGAAAGAGCGTAGAGAGAAAATTGAACATGAATCCGATTTTTATGGGGCGATGGATGGTGCGAGTAAATTCGTCAAGGGTGATGCCATTGCGGGAATTATTATTGTCCTAATTAATATTATCTTTGGCTTAATCATCGGAATGGTTCAGATGGGCATGTCATTTGGGGAAGCGGTCGATGTGTATATGCGTTTAACGGTTGGGGATGGACTTGTCAGTCAAATTCCTGCCTTGCTAATTTCGACTGCAACCGGAATTGTGGTGACCCGTGTTGCTTCACAAGGAAATCTCGGAACAGATGTAACGGCTCAACTGTTAAGGTACCCGAAACTGCTCTATATCGCCGGCGGAACGATCTTGCTTTTAGGCTTGACTCCTATTCCATTCTTTCTAACGGGATTGATTGGATCGGTTTTAATTTTCGGCGGTTATTGGTTGTCTCGTGTAAGTGAGGAGCCTGAGTTTGTTGAGGACGAACAGTTGGATGAAGCGGAAAGTGATCAAATGAAGTCACCCGAAAATGTCGTAAGTCTGATAAGTATGGATCCAATCGAGTTTGAATTTGGGTATGCGCTTATTCCGATTGCTGACACGAATCAAGGTGGAGATCTGCTTGACCGGATTGTAATGATAAGAAGACAGCTTGCAATCGAGCTTGGGATTGTGATTCCTGTTGTGAGAATCAGGGATAATATCCAATTGGGACCGAATGAATACCGTTTGAAGATCAAAGGGAATCAGGTAGCTCAAGGGGAATTGCTGCTCGATCATTTTCTAGCCATGAGTCCAGGTGTTGCTGATGACACGATGGAAGGCATTGATACACAAGAACCGGCATTCGGTTTGCCGGCGAAGTGGATTACGGAGGAGCTTAAAGACGAAGCGGAACTTTCCGGCTACACCGTAGTGGATCCCCCGTCCGTTGTTTCTACCCATATTACTGAAGTGATTAAGCAAAATGCCCATCAGCTACTCGGTCGTCAGGAAACACAACAGCTCATCACCCATTTGAAAGAGTCGTATCCCATTTTAGTAGATGAAGTTACTCCTGAGCCATTAGCAATTGGTGATGTACAGAAGGTGTTAGCCAAACTTCTAAGGGAAAATGTTTCGGTTAAAAATTTACCGGTTATTTTTGAAACGCTAGCTGACTTTGGAAAAATGACAAATGACAGCGAGCTGTTAGCGGAATATGCAAGACAAGCTTTATCATCGCAAATTACAACCCAATACCGAAAAGAAGATAACAGTCTAAGTGTCATTACGGTTTCGGGTAAAGTAGAAAAGCTGATTGCTGATCATATCCAGCAGACGGAGCATGGCAGCTATTTATCGCTTGATCCAGACTCGCAAGCAACGATCGTACAGTCGATAGCTGCCCAAGTGGAACAAGTATCGTTACAGGAAGAAACGGCTATTTTATTATGTTCACCTGCAGTGAGAATGTATGTGAAGCAGTTGCTCGACCGTTTCCTTCCACAAGTCGTCGTATTATCTTATAACGAGCTCGATCCTAATGTAGAAGTACAAAGCGTGGGAGTGGTGAATGTCGCATGA